The Clarias gariepinus isolate MV-2021 ecotype Netherlands chromosome 7, CGAR_prim_01v2, whole genome shotgun sequence genome includes a window with the following:
- the bcl2l13 gene encoding bcl-2-like protein 13 isoform X1, whose translation MAAPGSTSNVPEGFHYETKYVLLCYLGLPPRPEPTPEEGASGQADQQTAVDRTRRMKEQIEEQLMQLEEEITACKTHEIRGAFPSTGFDRNTSPVFSPANPENTIEDSLAMLGDRVAQVLDTHLASATQKLLSGQLDYENFQSAVREICSHSEGGWSKVLVPLVLLQALHCKGQPLASLLSLGQRYLVEVEAEFIMQQGGWSAVYSLEDAEEPGGLIAEDSNDIYILSGEPGHEQLSPPESLFINVTDSSGLSSWHTESLPVSLSGHESWAQVGTMEREDAKSVDSVEGVASAEERSENNSSNSDIVHVEREEAELLEEGEAVEEGELQESVLSVLGTESELAALREELRREESPQQPVSEAHESLLSLEEQIVILEAPPSLPATNQKSLTISCPTVIAEAPVNVQQESVSLLSPTIAVKLESSVHTSLPIAASFQVLDREPEPQPAQPKLVLAPVEPQILRTVQKPEAKSEPQPETVQTVHKILRQKSHEKVAQAITPKESTPLLPAAPSQEMAILEPQVVQKISAPSKVPLVLRSSASPEQEIPPQELHSVHTASVPAQEPPSSPARTEPEAEPVSSEFSVLLYGGAALVAIAALAAYGALAYRKKY comes from the exons gaGCATCTGGACAGGCTGATCAACAAACAGCTGTGGATAGGACCAGGAGGATGAAGGAGCAGATTGAGGAACAGCTAATGCAGCTAGAAGAAGAAATCACTGCCTGTAAGACACACGAAATTCGCGGGG CTTTTCCAAGTACGGGCTTTGATCGAAACACATCCCCAGTGTTCAGTCCAGCTAATCCTGAGAACACTATAGAGGACAGCCTGGCCATGCTGGGAGACCGTGTTGCACAAGTGCTGGACACACATCTGGCCTCAGCAACACAGAAACTTCTCAGTGG gCAGCTGGACTATGAAAATTTCCAAAGTGCAGTAAGGGAGATTTGCTCCCATTCTGAAGGAGGCTGGAGCAAG GTTTTGGTACCTTTGGTGTTATTGCAGGCGCTGCATTGTAAAGGTCAACCGCTGGCGTCTCTACTGTCCCTGGGTCAGCGTTATTTAGTTGAAGTAGAGGCAGAATTCATCATGCAGCAAGGTGGATGg AGTGCAGTCTATAGCCTGGAGGATGCGGAGGAACCAGGTGGTCTCATAGCTGAAGATAGTAACGATATCTACATCCTGTCAGGCGAACCTGGCCACGAGCAACTGAGCCCCCCAGAGTCACTGTTTATCAACGTGACGGACAGCAGCGGCCTGAGCTCCTGGCACACAGAGAGTCTGCCTGTATCACTGAGTGGTCACGAATCCTGGGCTCAGGTTGGCACCATGGAGCGAGAGGATGCCAAGAGTGTGGACAGTGTTGAGGGCGTGGCCTCAGCCGAGGAGCGCAGTGAGAACAACTCGTCCAACTCggacattgtgcatgtggagcGCGAGGAGGCTGAGCTTTTGGAAGAGGGAGAAGCTGTAGAAGAGGGAGAGCTGCAGGAGAGTGTGCTCAGTGTCCTGGGAACTGAAAGCGAGCTGGCGGCCCTCAGGGAGGAGCTTAGAAGGGAAGAATCCCCACAACAGCCAGTTTCAGAAGCACACGAGTCACTACTGTCCCTAGAAGAGCAGATTGTCATTCTGGAGGCACCTCCTAGCCTGCCTGCCACTAATCAAAAGTCCTTGACGATTTCTTGCCCTACTGTCATTGCTGAAGCTCCAGTTAATGTACAGCAGGAATCGGTCTCCCTTTTATCCCCTACCATTGCTGTGAAACTGGAAAGTTCTGTTCATACTTCCCTTCCTATTGCTGCTTCCTTCCAAGTGCTTGATCGAGAACCTGAGCCTCAACCAGCTCAGCCAAAACTGGTTCTAGCTCCTGTGGAGCCACAGATTCTAAGAACAGTTCAAAAACCAGAAGCTAAATCTGAGCCACAGCCTGAAACTGTCCAGACAGTTCACAAAATACTACGACAGAAGTCACATGAGAAGGTGGCACAGGCCATTACCCCCAAGGAGTCAACACCTCTTTTACCCGCAGCTCCATCACAGGAAATGGCAATACTGGAGCCACAGGTTGTCCAGAAGATATCTGCTCCATCCAAGGTTCCTCTGGTTTTACGTTCTTCTGCATCTCCAGAACAGGAAATCCCACCACAGGAGCTACACTCTGTACACACAGCATCAGTTCCAGCTCAGGAGCCCCCTTCATCACCAGCACGTACAGAGCCAGAGGCAGAGCCCGTGTCCTCTGAGTTTAGTGTTCTTCTGTATGGTGGTGCGGCACTGGTAGCCATTGCTGCTTTGGCAGCCTATGGAGCTCTGGCTTATAGGAAGAAGTATTAG
- the bcl2l13 gene encoding bcl-2-like protein 13 isoform X2, translated as MAAPGSTSNVPEGFHYETKYVLLCYLGLPPRPEPTPEEGASGQADQQTAVDRTRRMKEQIEEQLMQLEEEITASFPSTGFDRNTSPVFSPANPENTIEDSLAMLGDRVAQVLDTHLASATQKLLSGQLDYENFQSAVREICSHSEGGWSKVLVPLVLLQALHCKGQPLASLLSLGQRYLVEVEAEFIMQQGGWSAVYSLEDAEEPGGLIAEDSNDIYILSGEPGHEQLSPPESLFINVTDSSGLSSWHTESLPVSLSGHESWAQVGTMEREDAKSVDSVEGVASAEERSENNSSNSDIVHVEREEAELLEEGEAVEEGELQESVLSVLGTESELAALREELRREESPQQPVSEAHESLLSLEEQIVILEAPPSLPATNQKSLTISCPTVIAEAPVNVQQESVSLLSPTIAVKLESSVHTSLPIAASFQVLDREPEPQPAQPKLVLAPVEPQILRTVQKPEAKSEPQPETVQTVHKILRQKSHEKVAQAITPKESTPLLPAAPSQEMAILEPQVVQKISAPSKVPLVLRSSASPEQEIPPQELHSVHTASVPAQEPPSSPARTEPEAEPVSSEFSVLLYGGAALVAIAALAAYGALAYRKKY; from the exons gaGCATCTGGACAGGCTGATCAACAAACAGCTGTGGATAGGACCAGGAGGATGAAGGAGCAGATTGAGGAACAGCTAATGCAGCTAGAAGAAGAAATCACTGCCT CTTTTCCAAGTACGGGCTTTGATCGAAACACATCCCCAGTGTTCAGTCCAGCTAATCCTGAGAACACTATAGAGGACAGCCTGGCCATGCTGGGAGACCGTGTTGCACAAGTGCTGGACACACATCTGGCCTCAGCAACACAGAAACTTCTCAGTGG gCAGCTGGACTATGAAAATTTCCAAAGTGCAGTAAGGGAGATTTGCTCCCATTCTGAAGGAGGCTGGAGCAAG GTTTTGGTACCTTTGGTGTTATTGCAGGCGCTGCATTGTAAAGGTCAACCGCTGGCGTCTCTACTGTCCCTGGGTCAGCGTTATTTAGTTGAAGTAGAGGCAGAATTCATCATGCAGCAAGGTGGATGg AGTGCAGTCTATAGCCTGGAGGATGCGGAGGAACCAGGTGGTCTCATAGCTGAAGATAGTAACGATATCTACATCCTGTCAGGCGAACCTGGCCACGAGCAACTGAGCCCCCCAGAGTCACTGTTTATCAACGTGACGGACAGCAGCGGCCTGAGCTCCTGGCACACAGAGAGTCTGCCTGTATCACTGAGTGGTCACGAATCCTGGGCTCAGGTTGGCACCATGGAGCGAGAGGATGCCAAGAGTGTGGACAGTGTTGAGGGCGTGGCCTCAGCCGAGGAGCGCAGTGAGAACAACTCGTCCAACTCggacattgtgcatgtggagcGCGAGGAGGCTGAGCTTTTGGAAGAGGGAGAAGCTGTAGAAGAGGGAGAGCTGCAGGAGAGTGTGCTCAGTGTCCTGGGAACTGAAAGCGAGCTGGCGGCCCTCAGGGAGGAGCTTAGAAGGGAAGAATCCCCACAACAGCCAGTTTCAGAAGCACACGAGTCACTACTGTCCCTAGAAGAGCAGATTGTCATTCTGGAGGCACCTCCTAGCCTGCCTGCCACTAATCAAAAGTCCTTGACGATTTCTTGCCCTACTGTCATTGCTGAAGCTCCAGTTAATGTACAGCAGGAATCGGTCTCCCTTTTATCCCCTACCATTGCTGTGAAACTGGAAAGTTCTGTTCATACTTCCCTTCCTATTGCTGCTTCCTTCCAAGTGCTTGATCGAGAACCTGAGCCTCAACCAGCTCAGCCAAAACTGGTTCTAGCTCCTGTGGAGCCACAGATTCTAAGAACAGTTCAAAAACCAGAAGCTAAATCTGAGCCACAGCCTGAAACTGTCCAGACAGTTCACAAAATACTACGACAGAAGTCACATGAGAAGGTGGCACAGGCCATTACCCCCAAGGAGTCAACACCTCTTTTACCCGCAGCTCCATCACAGGAAATGGCAATACTGGAGCCACAGGTTGTCCAGAAGATATCTGCTCCATCCAAGGTTCCTCTGGTTTTACGTTCTTCTGCATCTCCAGAACAGGAAATCCCACCACAGGAGCTACACTCTGTACACACAGCATCAGTTCCAGCTCAGGAGCCCCCTTCATCACCAGCACGTACAGAGCCAGAGGCAGAGCCCGTGTCCTCTGAGTTTAGTGTTCTTCTGTATGGTGGTGCGGCACTGGTAGCCATTGCTGCTTTGGCAGCCTATGGAGCTCTGGCTTATAGGAAGAAGTATTAG